A single Glycine soja cultivar W05 chromosome 14, ASM419377v2, whole genome shotgun sequence DNA region contains:
- the LOC114385238 gene encoding transcription factor MYB65-like, whose protein sequence is MAVMSIIFLLIKVVVISWLPQEGDNVKDDQEDQLVVDHLAEEEDSFLKKGPWTAEEDAILAAYVTSNGVGNWNIVRKNTGLARCGKSCRLRWTNHLRPDLKKGAFTQEEQLKVIQLHALMGNKWARMAQELPGRTDNEIKNFWNTRQKKRKRAGLPLYPEDIEVLNVDNPQSINQNVSTQHANDSQPGTSSHNVPELVFNNYKLVNGKHPSCVPPISVMPENSTFEQQDNSDKQVMHPPHLQIMHRSHEQLQDSLPNDYIKFQGDYMSCDDKCSSGISLPSFDDDLLRMGEDPPTQTHDQYYEPRSPRSNGYLESIFCPPPKIVEGSDDCSMQGESSLGNGENLDPIMNQDTLGDTWELRTLLQDGGSIGFVLVPGSFDYLLLDLSF, encoded by the exons ATGGCCGTCATGAGCATCATCTTTCTGCTGATCAAAG TAGTTGTGATATCTTGGTTACCACAAGAGGGAGATAATGTTAAGGATGATCAAGAGGACCAGTTAGTAGTAGATCATTTAGCGGAAGAAGAAGATAGTTTTCTGAAGAAAGGACCATGGACAGCGGAAGAAGATGCAATATTGGCAGCATATGTGACAAGCAATGGAGTGGGAAACTGGAATATAGTGCGAAAGAATACTGGACTAGCTCGATGTGGGAAAAGCTGCCGATTAAGGTGGACAAATCATCTTAGACCAGACCTAAAAAAAGGAGCATTTACCCAAGAAGAACAACTCAAAGTTATTCAACTTCATGCTTTAATGGGAAATAAATGGGCTAGAATGGCACAGgag CTGCCTGGTCGCACAGACAACGAAATAAAGAACTTTTGGaacacaagacaaaagaaaaggaaacgtGCTGGTTTGCCACTCTACCCAGAAGACATAGAAGTGTTGAATGTTGACAACCCACAAAGTATTAATCAAAATGTTTCCACCCAGCATGCTAATGACTCACAACCAGGCACATCATCTCATAATGTACCAGAATTGGTATTCAACAATTACAAGCTTGTCAATGGAAAGCATCCATCCTGTGTTCCACCCATTTCAGTGATGCCTGAAAACAGCACCTTTGAGCAACAAGATAATTCAGATAAACAAGTTATGCATCCGCCACATTTGCAAATTATGCATCGTTCCCACGAGCAGCTTCAAGACTCGCTACCAAATGATTA TATAAAGTTTCAGGGTGATTACATGTCTTGTGATGATAAATGTTCAAGTGGCATTTCCCTGCCATCATTTGACGATGACTTATTGAGAATGGGAGAGGATCCTCCGACTCAGACTCATGATCAATACTATGAACCACGTTCTCCACGCAGCAATGGCTATTTGGAATCCATATTTTGCCCACCACCAAAGATTGTGGAAGGATCAGATGATTGTTCCATGCAAGGAGAGTCAAGTTTAGGAAACGGAGAAAATTTAGACCCCATTATGAATCAAGATACTTTAGGTGACACTTGG